A genomic segment from Streptosporangium roseum DSM 43021 encodes:
- a CDS encoding IucA/IucC family protein, translating to MIGGRGPGGREPYLSARVLNALLREDYGGLTGRVTRSKDGVALLLPGGRRVRLTPGSLFQDFVVAPEESLRLEEVLRTLREISAPADATGVEAFTRECHEALRALGLHDARRDEVLAGLDRDVPASRTGGRLGAVRYETLAASVDHPVYPTARCRAGLSDEELAAYAPEFAPAFELRWAAVPRERAAGAAMPFAPDFPAAGLPRELAGTHVLFPVHPLTVPEVERIPWVIMGPEPYLEVRPTLSMRTVVIDPATHLKLPLATSTLGLRNRRSIRPDTLADGARAERLLRDMPDPGVLLADEQTYGHADHEYLGWLVRRLPPGEIVTVAALPAPLPGCGLVVEEIAGRWYDGDVTRLLTDYLRLLFGFHVRLFVRYGTALEAHQQNLALVLGNGPAKLLVKDNDGLLTSPDRLRAAGLAVPGFADGRMLTDDPHALADVFVTITLHLAAAAVAFGALPSPQASRLVRDALREALAEHGDDPMARLLRARTLDAARLVGKSMITAGTLVDKARTGARDVNKFYGTSGPNYLRQPPQALQNVIMRRTP from the coding sequence GTGATCGGCGGACGCGGCCCGGGAGGGCGGGAGCCGTACCTGTCGGCCCGCGTCCTGAACGCGCTGCTGCGCGAGGACTACGGCGGCCTGACCGGGCGGGTGACGCGGAGCAAGGACGGCGTCGCGCTGCTGCTGCCCGGAGGGCGCAGGGTACGGCTGACGCCGGGTTCGCTGTTCCAGGACTTCGTGGTGGCCCCGGAGGAGTCGCTCCGCCTGGAGGAGGTCCTGCGCACCCTCAGGGAGATCTCCGCCCCGGCCGACGCCACCGGGGTCGAGGCCTTCACCCGCGAGTGCCACGAGGCGCTGCGCGCCCTCGGCCTCCACGACGCCCGCCGCGACGAGGTGCTCGCCGGGCTGGACCGCGACGTCCCCGCCTCCCGGACCGGCGGGCGGCTCGGCGCCGTGCGCTACGAGACGCTGGCGGCCTCCGTCGACCATCCGGTCTACCCGACGGCGCGCTGCCGGGCGGGCCTGTCGGACGAGGAGCTGGCGGCCTACGCGCCGGAGTTCGCGCCCGCCTTCGAGCTGCGCTGGGCGGCCGTGCCCCGGGAGCGGGCGGCCGGAGCGGCGATGCCGTTCGCGCCGGACTTCCCGGCGGCCGGGCTGCCCCGGGAGCTCGCCGGGACGCACGTGCTGTTCCCGGTGCACCCGCTGACAGTCCCGGAGGTCGAGCGGATCCCCTGGGTGATCATGGGGCCCGAGCCGTACCTGGAGGTCAGGCCCACGCTGTCGATGCGCACGGTCGTGATCGACCCGGCCACGCACCTGAAGCTGCCGCTGGCCACCAGCACGCTCGGGCTGCGCAACCGCAGGTCGATCAGGCCGGACACGCTGGCCGACGGGGCGCGAGCCGAACGGCTGCTGCGCGATATGCCCGACCCGGGGGTGCTCCTCGCCGACGAGCAGACCTACGGCCACGCGGACCACGAGTATCTGGGCTGGCTCGTCCGCCGCCTCCCGCCGGGTGAGATCGTCACGGTGGCCGCGCTGCCCGCCCCCCTGCCGGGCTGCGGACTGGTCGTGGAGGAGATCGCCGGGCGGTGGTACGACGGGGACGTGACGCGGCTGCTCACCGACTACCTGCGGCTGCTGTTCGGTTTCCACGTGCGCCTGTTCGTCCGGTACGGCACGGCGCTGGAGGCCCACCAGCAGAACCTCGCGCTGGTGCTGGGGAACGGTCCCGCCAAGCTGCTGGTCAAGGACAACGACGGGCTGCTGACATCGCCGGACCGGTTGCGCGCGGCCGGGCTCGCGGTGCCGGGCTTCGCCGACGGGCGGATGCTGACCGACGACCCGCACGCGCTCGCCGACGTGTTCGTGACCATCACCCTGCACCTGGCGGCGGCGGCGGTGGCGTTCGGCGCGCTGCCGTCGCCGCAGGCCTCCCGGCTGGTCCGCGACGCGCTCCGGGAGGCGCTGGCCGAGCACGGGGACGACCCGATGGCCAGGCTGCTGCGGGCCAGGACCCTCGACGCCGCCCGGCTCGTCGGCAAATCGATGATCACCGCCGGGACCTTGGTGGACAAGGCGCGCACCGGGGCGCGCGACGTGAACAAGTTCTACGGCACCAGCGGCCCCAACTACCTGCGCCAGCCCCCT